AGGCAATGTGACGAGGTCCACGGTGTAGGTTGGAGAGTAGGTGGTTCCGGTCATCCGGAAAAGGGTCACACTGCCGGCAGCGACGAGGATGACAATGTGGATCCCCACGGATACGAGGAACGACCGCTTGAACTCACGTTCCCTGAAGTGGTGTCCCTGACCTGATGGAAGAGTGTGTGCCGTCACTTTCAGTCCGTCACCGCTTCTAGAGCTGATCGGGCTCCGTCACCAGCCCGATCCTCTCCACACCGGCCCCTTTCAGCACCGACATGGCGGCGACGATGGTGCCGTAGGAGATCCTGGAATCACCCCTGAGGTACACCGGCCGGCCGCCGAGCTCGGAAAAAAGGACCGGTGCCCGGCGCCTGAACTCGGCGAGGGTGAAGCTGTGCTTGTTGAGGTGGATCTGCCCGCTGCGGTCAATGGAAATGGTCACGGCCCTCTCCCCTTTCTCAAGGGGGGCGGTACCGGCCGTGGGAAGCTGGACGTCGATCCCCGACTGCAGCATGGGAGCTGTGACCATGAAAACGATGAGCAGCACCAGCATGACGTCCACCAGGGGAGTCACGTTGATATCCGACATGATCCGCCTTTCACCACCCCTTCTCATGGCCATCAGCTTTTCCTCCTGAAATGACGCTCGATGATGTTGAGAAATTCTGCTGTAAAGGTGCTCATATCATTGTCCAGGATACGGATCTTCTGGATGAAATAGTTATAACCGACCACAGCGGGTATAGCTGCCGCAAGACCGCCGGCCGTCGCTACCAGGGCCTCTGAGATCCCGGGAGCGACCGAGAGAAGGCTCGCACTCCCCGCCAACCCTATACTCCTGAAAGCGTTCATTATTCCCCAGACTGTTCCGAAAAGACCGATAAAGGGAGCCGTGCTGCCTGTAGTGGCCAGAAAAGGGAGTGCCCTTTCCAGCCTGGTCAGTTCGGTCTCCGCCGCCTTGGACAGGGCCCGTTTGATGTTGTCAAGGCCTTCCACCTCCTTGATGAGCCCGCCCGGTTCCTCCGGAACGTCGTTGGCCGTCTGCTGCTGGCGCATCCGGGATACCCGGACCAGTTCGATATATCCGGCCCTGAAGATGGAAGCCACCGGGGAGAAAGTCATCTCCTCTGCCCCT
This is a stretch of genomic DNA from bacterium. It encodes these proteins:
- a CDS encoding ExbD/TolR family protein; the encoded protein is MAMRRGGERRIMSDINVTPLVDVMLVLLIVFMVTAPMLQSGIDVQLPTAGTAPLEKGERAVTISIDRSGQIHLNKHSFTLAEFRRRAPVLFSELGGRPVYLRGDSRISYGTIVAAMSVLKGAGVERIGLVTEPDQL
- the tolQ gene encoding protein TolQ, which produces MIADLTIIPQLATAQVGREVELGVLSMILRAGPVVQLVLILLLLMSVMTWAIIFYKWRMFRQAETENRRFHNLFLHQQRLSTIHEGAEEMTFSPVASIFRAGYIELVRVSRMRQQQTANDVPEEPGGLIKEVEGLDNIKRALSKAAETELTRLERALPFLATTGSTAPFIGLFGTVWGIMNAFRSIGLAGSASLLSVAPGISEALVATAGGLAAAIPAVVGYNYFIQKIRILDNDMSTFTAEFLNIIERHFRRKS